In the genome of Rissa tridactyla isolate bRisTri1 chromosome Z, bRisTri1.patW.cur.20221130, whole genome shotgun sequence, the window AGGTTAAACTCAACAATACCATGGGATCACTGCATGGGAGATGACGTGGAAGGGAGCATGGTCAGCTCTCCACCAGCCCCGAGTTCTGCAGATTAGCAAATTACAGAGTAAACTTGCTAAAGCTAAACACAGAAGGAAAGAGCAAGCATTTGCACAAGGATCCTGGGCAAAGGCCAGTGCTCAGCTTATTTCAAACACAGGCTAACAGTTAACAACAAGGAGGAGAACAACTCGCGACTCATCAGGGACAGGGAGACCGGAGAGAGCAGGGTACCAGGGGACATCAGAGCACTCTTCCACCACTGAACCTTGGCACAAGTGCTCAGATGATTTCAAAAGCAGAGGGGTTTGGgttgttaggtttttttacaCCTAGGCATGACAACAACCAGTGAGCATGAGGGGTAAAGCACAGCTGGCTTGCAGGCTCCAGGTTCAGGAGGAGGAACTGCCTCAAGCCACCTCCTTTGGCAGATTGCAAGACCTTCCTCAGGAGCACTTGCAAACCATCCCCTTTTGCCCCATCACAGGCATGGAGTGGGTGTCCACAGCCCCAACCCGTGGTCCCCTTCCTTTAGATGGAAAAGGGTAATGCTCTGATTCCCTCTGTTGCATTTTTCACATGACTGACCACAAAACTATTAATATCTGAATCCAGAGCTGGTTCAGCCAGACAACTCATTccctccaaggagaggaaaaccACAACTTCTTCCGTCCCTGGAAAAACCTTTTGTGACTGCAAGACCAGCAGCTCAGATGTAGTAAGGACAGTTCTGGTTTGCTGATACACCTCAGTGGAGAACGTCAACCAGCATGAGAGAGCTCGGCTTGTTTCTTCTGTGCCTCCTTCGCATCTCCAGGAAGGGTGAGTTCTGAGCTTGCTGCGAAACCTTGTCTGACCAGGGCTTTTCCTCTCACTCTAGTCGAAGTGCCAGGGAAAATGCTTGGCACAATGAACTCTCCAAGAATTGCACTACCCATCGCAATGCTTAAAAGGATCATGAAATTCCAGGTGCATGTGGTAATACTGGAAAAAACTCACAGGCTTGACTCTGCAATTGTCAGAAGTCTTTGGTATagtgttttttgcattttttgcctttttaacttGTGCAGGGAGTTATTCTTCATCTAACCTTTCCCCTGCATTGTCAGTTGGATGTAGCATGTCCATCACCACCCAGAAGTGCTCTTTCATGTTCCTGGGGGTTATTACGCAACGGATGCAATTTACTCCAGTTCCACTGAGCACTTAAGCTCATGTTTAACTTCAAGTATGCACTTAAGTCCTGTTAAACTCAATGGATTTGTTTAGATATACTATCAAATAGTGTTTGCTAGAGCAAGGCTAGTGTCTGTGGTGGCCTCCAGCTTTTGATCTTGTTATTGTGTTCATGACCTCAAATCACTTCCACTGACAACGAGCAGATACACGGACCTGACAGCTCCTTTCAGGAGTTACCTGGTGTAAGGTGTGTAGGCTATTTGCCTACGACCTTCAATCCCATGAACAAATGAAGGCTGGATATTAGCAAGAGGAAGCCATGGAAGATGTCCCATGCTGAAGCTTTAAGGTTAAATTATACACAAGATGCTGACAACTCCCTCCACTCATAACCAAGGCAAACTGTGTTTCCACAGAAATGGGTGGAGCTGATGACATTAGAAGTACTTATTTTTAACATTACTTCTCATGTGGAAGGCAAGAGGATGTTTATGTGCTAAAAAGAATGTTCTTTgcttaagattttttaaaaaagggcaaaCCAAAAAGGTAGCGGTAAAAGCAAATCATGTACTCAGAAGCACATGATCGGCAGCTCTCCAAAAGTAAGGGTCACGGCAGTGACATGCTGCCAAATAACACAGAATAAACTAGAAAGCAATAGCATTTCCTGTTTTCACTGATAGGTGTTTGCGCTCACAGTCCATGAGCTTGCTGGAGCTCGCGTGACCATGTAGCCTTGTACATGAGATTACCTGGGCTGCAAAACGTACTCATCTAGTTATAATGAATGACAAGGCAGCCCGACTCCAGATCTCAGTTATCAAAATACTGGCTTGGCCCTGATTCCACATAAATAACTGAACAGCAGAGAACCGGTCCCATGTTGGCCTTTCTCCATTGTGCAGCACACAATAGATTAATACAAGCTGCACTGCCACTGCGGTATTTGCCAAATATTATGGAGAATAGATATAAGAACAAGCAAAAAATCTTATCTTAGAGTTTACTCGATTAACCTGACAGCTGAATGCCCACAGATCGCAGCGAAGACAGACAGACCAGGGAGGGGTGGCAATTACCCACAGGATGCCTTTACATTTTTTGCAGTTATTCTTAGCTATTGAGGGGAAAGCTCCTGATTTAATGAAGCCATCAAGTGAGTTTTATAAGACAGGAATCTATCCACAGATGTTCCTGAAGCCACAATCTGCTGCTACAGCTGTACAATTAGCAAGATAGTAGATAGATACACGTATCTATATGGAAAGCACTGCCTACAGGTGCTGTTTGTTGATGCTGTTGGTTCCTGGGGAAGAGACATGGATGAGACATTGAGTCTCCCTTATAGACTTCAGAGATGCGGAGTGCCCAGTTAGGTGAAGGCTGTTTTCATCATCAGACAGAAACAATCAGACTGGGTCTGGTGGCGACAAGGTTCACTCCCCCTAGACTATGCTAGGATTTACTGTGACTAAATTtggccaggagaaaaaaaatcccaaccattTGTGACATCTCAGCTGGAAAACTCAGAATTTCCCCTGCCGTGACAGCAGGACAAGGCCTGTCTGGGAAGATACCAGCAGCTAGAGTCCACGCAGTGAAAGCCTGCTCTGCTGACGGGGAGATGTTCTCCCCACTGTCAAGGGCATCCTCCTTCCAATACAGGGAACTTGCCTCTTCTTACCAGCCCGTGTAAGATGAGTATCTCCAAGTCTTTATTCAGATGCTGTCACAGCTTAGGAGTAAGATGCTCCTTTTGTGATGATAGCAGCATTGAGCACTGGAAACATCAGCTGTTGCTACCTTCCCCAGGGGTAATGCCACCACCAAAGGATTTGTGGAACAAATACTGCAACGCAGGAGCGTGTGTGCCCGTGCACTCAAAGACGGGGCTGCTGCACTCACTGCACTTCAGTGCCTAAAGGCACCAGATCTCTGAACACGTGCAAAACTTCtctttttagatattttatttttgaaaacaaaaagtaaaaagaggCTTGTTCCTACAAGCACACAAATGTCTGTTAACTACAAAAGACTGTTACACAGCTTAAGCTGCTATTGTCCTCTGGACAAACAGGAGGCCTGCTTAAGCATTAAGTCACTTGTAACATGAGCTAGTCAGTCCCCATAGCTCTGCTGCAGACTGATACCAAATCCAGCCACCGAAACTGGTCTGCATAACCACCCACGAGTCCTCAGCAAGAACACCAAGCAGCGCAGGGCTCACCACAGGAACAGACCACCCATTTTCTGAGCAACAAGAGAGCAGATGCAGGAAGAATGCCCAGTTTCCCTCTTAAACACTCCAGATAAATCAGTCTTGATCATCTCTTTTTTGCTTCTAGGTGTGCAGTCCAACAGCTGGTCTGTTCATGTCCCATCTGATGTTACGGGTGAACTTGGGAAGATGGCGATCCTGCCCTGTACTTTCACACACCCCTACAAAACGTTTGACCGGACCCTCACTGCCATTTGGAGGATCAAGGAACCTTACAACGGCACGATCGTTTTCAAGTGCATTAGTCAGAGTGCCAGTGAGCTCTGTAAGACTGCCATCAGCTACAAGAACAAATACAAACTGCTTGGCAACCCCCGGCACAAGGACCTTTCCATCAGGATTGACAATCTGACCTGGAGTGACAGCGAGAGATACTTCTGCCGGGTGGAGTTGTCCGGAGATATCCACGACAAGTATGAAAGCAGGAATGGGATAAAGCTGCATTTGATTGGTAAGAGGGCATGAGAGTGCCAAAGGAGGCAAAGCCACCCTGAAGCGAGAGCCATAAGATGTGGAAACTAGTGAGGTGGTAACAGAAGTTGACCTAAGATGGTCTTCCAAAGGGTTGGCTTTTCCGGCTCTGGGGTTAATTTATAACATTTGGTCAGGGAATACTCATTGCCTTCTGCAGTCTTTCAGTATGAGGTGATGTGTACAATGCAGGGAAGAGAACAGGAGCAAAACCGGTAAGGAAATAGCCAGGCTCTGGCTGCTGGGGTAAGAGACAGCCAAGTCCTGGGCATtcatgcccatggcagggggcttgaaCTAGaacacctttaaaggtcccttccaacccaaaccattctataattctatgatccCACTTTGCCCCTGCAGCACAGGAtctgtgcaggcagcagagaaGCAAGCAGGGGGTCAGCTGCCCATGGGATGAGGTAAAAGAGGTCCTTGTTATCAGGATTTAAACTGGAGACCCTGGCTGCTGAGTGTGCGTTAGCGAATGCAAGGACAAACAAGCCTGGATGGTCACAGGGGCCTGGGAAGACAAGATACCCAGCATTCATGTGCCATAGGTCCAAACTCCTCTGGAGAAGGAAAAGTTTAGTACAAACAGCCTGAAAACCATCTCTGATTAACAAATGTCCAATTTGGGTAGCTGGCAGTGTCTATTAACACCTAAAACTACACCCAGATTAGAGGATTAGAGGACACAAGGGGGAGTTTCATGTCCTCTTGAAGGTTCTTACTATCTCCAGCTTAGGCTGAAACACTGTTTTGAATcctgagcaagaaaaaaagccctgagcTCTTACCCATACCTGGCTGAAAGCATCTTCAGCTGCCATGGTCACACTTAGCTAAGCACACCCAATCCTGTCCCTCTGGACAGCACATAGTCCCAGGTTCCTCCAGTTTTAGCCAGAGGATCACTTAGAAACCACATGGGCAAGAGCCACAAGACAAAGCGTCTTTGAGGCAACACTAGACAACAGTCACACAAGGTGAGAAGTCCAGCCAGTGGGTGGCCATTGCATGGAAGTGACACTTGGATCCCCAAATGAGCCTGGGACCCCTTGTGATAGCTGTTGGACGGACATACGCAGCGCACTGCTCCTTCCTGCGGAGCCTGTAGACTAAATAGAcacagggaaggagagaaatgcagaaaggcGAACCACACTGCAGCCAAATCTGAGTCTCAAAGTCAGACACTGCCCATCAGCTCCCACTGAAGCCCACATGCTGTTCATAGTACGGAAACCCAACACAAGAGCCCACCGCTGCAGTGGGGCTGGTTTGCTCCGTCAGGTGAATTATATAGCTGAAAAACACCTCCTTTTAGAGCTGCTCATCacagcagagacacagcacaGGTGAATCTCCATTACCGACCAcacagccctggctgtgcccctcCATGCCCAGGGTTCCCACACTGCCTGTGCCAAATGCACCCCCGGGCTGCGACGTGCTTTGTTCACACCCAGCATTCAGTTATAAGGAGACCTCGTTCAGGAAAGTGCTAATCCCACCTCCCCGGGTGTGCTCACAGATCGAGGGAGCACGAGGAGACCCAAGTGGCTTTGGGAACAGATTCAGACCTTGCTCAGGAGTGTAGAAGTGCTGCGTGTTGGACGATTTTGCTGGTGAAGTGATACTGCCTTACGCCTGCTGTGCACCGCCGGCATCCGGATGGGACCTGAGGATGAGCTCAGTTACTTCTTGGGAAGTTCTGCGTAGTCAAGGCTCTCCTTCACTTGGAGCAGCTCCTAAACACCCACACACAGAGCATGACCAGGGCAGGATGGCAGCAAAATCTGTCTCTCACGGGCTGCCTGGATTTTAACATCAGAGGAATGATAACGTAAGCAGAAAAGGCACCCAGGCTGCACCCCACTTTGGGAGTGGGCCCCCGCAGTATGAATGGGAAGAGTTAAATAATGCTTAAAAGGCTAATTTAAACACCAAAACACACAGACATGTGACAAATAACACAGCCAGCTTTCTCACAGATCAGTCCTCCAGCCTCAGACCCCTCCTGCATTACATAGCCAAGGGGCAAGACGTGCTGTAGGCAGTTGCAAGCTATGCATTTGCTGTCCAGCCTGACAAAAAGGTGAGGTAAATATTGAACTCCTGCTTTTCCTCCGTGAAGACATTCATTTAGTTCCCTTCAAGTTTTCACAATGCTTTTAGGAACCAAATGcaagaaatgggccaacaggtcCAACAGGAAAGGATCAAAGGGTAAGACAAGCTTGGTCATATCAGCTACGGTTCCTTAGCAGACTAGACCAAAGATGACATGTTCAACAGCATCTGTCTTAACATTTTGCATCCCCCAAACGATCTTTACCACTGTTCATTCGGTCACACAATCGCATGTGCTACAAACATAGGATACAAAATTAGTGGCCTTATCTTGGGATCGCTGTGATACCCCAAAGCAACCAGGAACCTACAAGAGCTGTTGGATGGTCACTACGGGGTTGGaggaaaacatcaaaaatagGTTGTatcaaaaaatggaaatgttcccTTTCAATAATTTGCCAAACCTGGCAAGTTTCAGGCACCAAGCAATGGACTTGCACAAACAGATCCCTCTATGTGTGCTCTGGAGGTCAGAGACCAAGGGAACAACCATGAGACACTTACAGGAGAGCACCATGGTTGCCTTGTCCTGGACCACGTGCAGATGCAGGCAGTCCAAAAAGGTCACCAACTGCAGTTATGCCTGTATCACAGATAGAACCGGGCTGTGATTCACGGTGCAACTGCAGAAAGCAACACATCTTCATGGATTATTGCCCTACTACAGTACAGGGCCTCTGCCTTCTGCCACCACAGGTCACAGCAACTCAAAAAACTGTATAAGGCTTTACAGGGATAAAACACAAATAGAGTACACATTCTTgcatgcaggctttgctgggcaaATCCCTTTGTCCCTCTATCCAATACAGGCAGGGTGGGGAAATCTAGGGAAAGACAGTGCTGAGAAAAACAAGGGAGGTTTGATCCCAACGTGATATAACACACTGAGGGTCCAAGACCAAGAGCTCATTCCAGGGGTTTTGCATTAGACCTGCCTTTGAAACCTGATGCGCTTTACCTCCCCTGTGGTGGTTTCTGCAGCTGCCCCCAGGATCATCAACATCACCGTCAGCTCCAACGGGGATCGCACCTTCCAGGCACGCTGCACCGCCGAGGGGGAGCCAGTGCCTGCTCTGACCTGGACTGGACCACCCTACAGCAACCTGACCTCCATCACCAGCCTGAATCACCGCATCACCAAGGAGCTCCGGTACCTGACCCACGATGGAAAATACACCTGTACTGCTGTCAACAGCCACGGGAGAGCAGAGGGGGCTGTGTACTTCTATAAATTCAAAGCATCCAACAGCTCCTTCTTCCTGATCCTGATCTTTGTGCCACTGGGAATTAAAGTGCTCATTTTGCTGGTGATACTGGGCTTCACCGTTTTCTCAAGAGGAGGTACGTATCGCTGTTTCCCTCGGTAGTCTTCCGCCACCAGACCGGTAACCAGCGACTGAATGAGGCAGATAAAGTCAGGCAGGAGgatttggttgtgttttgttttcttcttaaatgaTTATATGATTTTCCACCCTGGGAGAAGGacatttctaatggaaaaatTTAAGAACAAGTCAGAGGAACCTCCTGGCTCACTGCTCGCAGCCTGCAGACAGGAGGTCTCCTTCAGGAAGGGACCTTTGAAATGACAGAGGGAACAGGAGTTTCCCTGTGCCGAGGAGAAAGGTTAATAAACTAACAGATGGGCAACTAGCAGAGAACCTGTTGCCTGCACAACCagatttctaattattttttttcttgaaacagaCTAATTACTACCTCTTCCCCTGTAGCCTGTGGGTAGGATTTATCTTTGCTGCACCCCACGCAACAGTTTAATCTCCTGTGGTGGGCATCCTCATTTTACAGACCACCCCTCTCTGTCCCCTGGGCCTCGCTACCCAAGTACTTC includes:
- the SIGLEC15 gene encoding sialic acid-binding Ig-like lectin 15, which produces MRELGLFLLCLLRISRKGVQSNSWSVHVPSDVTGELGKMAILPCTFTHPYKTFDRTLTAIWRIKEPYNGTIVFKCISQSASELCKTAISYKNKYKLLGNPRHKDLSIRIDNLTWSDSERYFCRVELSGDIHDKYESRNGIKLHLIAAPRIINITVSSNGDRTFQARCTAEGEPVPALTWTGPPYSNLTSITSLNHRITKELRYLTHDGKYTCTAVNSHGRAEGAVYFYKFKASNSSFFLILIFVPLGIKVLILLVILGFTVFSRGGPSSAPSSLARPQLQDSTYENFDRRLGGSQTLPTERTASRRS